AtctaaatacatatattttcctacagaaaaaacAAGCTATGTCTTATCACTGCTCTTCCCTTCTGAAGGGTAAATACTGATATTTGAAATACCTAAATTGTATTTACAGCTGTACAACACTGATGCCACATACTTGCAAAATATCACTTGTACTCTATAAACATGGGGTAACTTGTACAATCGGCttaaaaacttttcttaaaaaaaaagaaagaccagaCAAGCTTAGACATTTTCTTTGTCAAATTCACACACAAAATACATGGTAATATGACAAGCAACATCATTCCACCCTCCAGAAGCCACCATCTCCACACAGTCCTCCTCATCATAAGCATTGTTGGGCTCCCCACTGCGCCATTTGTTGAAGGTCTGCATGGGCGATCGGTCAGAATAGACAaaatttccctctttctctAGGTCGTTAATCCCGATGAAAACTCTGGTGAGCCCGGCTTGGTTGATGTACGAAGCAATGAGATTGTTGGCAGTCTCATCCTTGGGCatgctcagggtccctcctcTTCCGTGGCAGTAGAGCTGGGCTTCCTTgtatctcttctcttccttcaccAGCAGATATATCTTATTATCTGTCTCACGCACACCAGCAACAGCTGCGGGGGAGGGCAGTGCTGAAAAGTGAGCACTCGCATTTCTATAAACCAAGTTACTGTACACCCCAAAATAGCTTCACAAATCAGATGCGGAACGGTGACACTCTCTATGAGCAATTACACCGGTAAAATGAAgcaacaagaaaggaaaatatttatataaaattaacCTACCATTTTTTATGAATTTTAGTTCTGTTGTCAGCTGGGCCACTTGGATATCCATTTCACCGATAGCCTTCCTTAGCTGGCTGCACTCACAGGGGATGCCTGTGAAATGATAcagataaaacaaaatcaaaaagctATCTAATTTCAATAATTATCTAAAcaatttgtcctggtttcaggaCAATATATGCAAATAACAGACAGAAACCTAGAGCCTTTGCTACCCTGCACCATCGTATGGTTCTCATGGGTGTCTGAGCCTATCCAGAGCAGCTCAGTTCGCTTCCCATGAAGCTTCAGCCCTGCATGATTAGTGCTAACCTAAACACAGACAGATATTCCCTGGcgaaaaaaaaacaaaacaaaacaaaaacaaaaacaaaaaacccaaacaaaacaaaacagattttttttaactaaaaacatttgttaaaatttCCCATTCTGAGTAAAATTATTCTCTTCAGTCTTCTCCAAAGAGCACTTTTTCCACAGCAAAAATCTGCACAGCACATTGCGCCTGCTCCTCACAAAGAACATAACACAGCAGATCCAAAAGGCTAATGTTCCAACCATGTAATGCACATAATTACCTGCAAAATGTAGTTCTGTACTTTTGAAAGTACAGAATTTATGGTACTTCTTACAATAAAATAAGACAATAGAAAACCGTCTATTAACccaaattgattttggtttgacAAAGATAATCTGAATGAGAATACTAAAAGGATAATTGTTACATCTATGAGCTCAAATCTCAAAACTAGGATCAATTACGGTTTCCAGTTCTGTGTGTAATTATTCAAATCTGCATTTGACTACCCAATTACTCAGCTTAGGTTTCTTAAGTCAGTCTAAGCACAGGGTACTTACACTGCAAAACTGTGCTTGATGACTAGGTATATGGTACTCTGGCTCAAGAATTAGAGCTACAAATTATGTTCTCATGAGAAAACTAATTGGTGCACCCCTAGTGCACCCtgccaggaagagaaaaattggGTAAAATCTGAATTTGCCACTTTTGTAAGGCTTACACTTCTTATGCCAGGCTTTCACCTTTTTCTCTGGATGATCTGTATTTCTGGTAATCTCCTGCTCCTATGACAATAATCCATGGAGGGGCAGGAACTTCCAACCTGCTCCTTTGTGTTGGCTGGGAGCCATAGTGGGATATGAAGAGATGTCCCTTTGCCCTGGTGATGAATGATACGGATGGTTGCACTTCAGTTCCTGCTAGTCTTCTGGAGTGATCACACCTCTGAGGAGTTCTGAGACATGTTTCAACAAATACACTACAAGTCCCGCAACTACTGCAGCGTCaataattttaagtaatttgaaaatattacagTGAAATATTACAGTACctatacaaatatttaatttttcattatttccccCATATGTAAACAGACATGTATTTTTGGTGATGATGCATGCATCTTGTAAAATCCTTCACATATACAAGGTGTGTCATGGATTACCTGGGTCACCATTAGGACCTGGTGGTCCTATGTCACCATTATCTCCTTTTTCACCtaaagacatgaaaaagaatataaatttaAGGCAGCTTTTTTGGTCAACAGTTCATTTAGCACTTGTTGATTTTTTCTCTAGTAACATTCAAATGTGGAAAGTAGAAATATGctcaagcaaaaataaagatttttctgtcaTAGTTGTTCCACAATAAAGGCCAGACAAAGCTATGAAATTTGAACACAAAGAATATGTATCGATATCCTTTTTTTGACATTCATGTACTTCACAGAAATTCAGATGCTGTAGAGGGAAAAGGGCTGGATATGCTACACTGGTGCCTAAATCTAGATTCATAATCTAGATGCTTAAGTAAATATTGGTTCAAATGACTTAACCAAAGTCACATAGGAAGCCTATGGGGGTAGGAAAGATTAGAATACAAGTCTTCTGGCTCTTAAAAGTCTGCCAAAATACAGTGCAACTTCCCATCTGCTTCTCTTAACTGTCCACACTTGTGTGATGGTGCACAAAGTTCTTTATTTAGCCTTAAACCAGGATTCTTACCTTGGTTTAAGGCTAAATATACTGCTGTCAGAGCAAAAGGTAACTGGCTGAGAGATGTCAGTCATGTGGCTGACTACAGTGTGAGAAACTCCCTGTTGTGGTAAACTCTAAGACTTGTTAACCATTTTTCAAGCCCTTAAACTTTTCTCAAACATAAATGATGACAgatttttcatctgaaacacAAATGGAGAAACAATTGAAGTAAGCATACCTTTTGAACCAATAGGACCAATTTTTCCATGCCGTCCCATGCTGCCTTTCTGTCCTTTGTCCCCCATTTCTCCTATACATAACAGAAAGATGAAAGACACAAGGTAGCAATGTAGTCTGATTCATTCAGATTCTAGCATGCTTGCAACACGTTTTTACAATGAGCAAAACCATGCTATATCCCCAATATTCATTGAACTCTAGAGTTCCAGCTCACTCCTTCTGAAGAACTTAGTATAACAACCTAGACAGTGACTTAATCTTTGCAAAGCAATTGACATTAACGAGGCATGCAGGTGTAAATGAAAACGGATCTTGGCTGAGAGCTGCTGGAAAAGCTTTTACAAACTTCTCTCAGATGATCATGCCATAATTATGTTGAAAATGAGGTGGGATTGCATTCAAACATGTATCAGTGGATTAAAACTATCATGGAGTTGAGAAGACTTAAAGGATCCAAGCACAACTGACAGTTTCATCTAATACAGTAGCTCCACGGTAACTGAGGGCTGAATTTGGGTTTAATGGCTTATTTATACAATATAAGCACTGTGGAAGCAGTCACATCTTCAATCTTTGCTCTTGCATTTGAAGATTAtattactgaaaaattaaaattaacagaaatctTACATagacatatatacatatatacacagacaGATGCATGTTCATACAAAGTCTGACTAAAACCAGCAATTCTGAATGTTActaattttaaagacagttcTACAGAATACTTCAAAGTGCAGTTGTAGCAAAGGAGCTGCtaaaaaatcagtttcctcagctgtgtttttacaaataaaagGCAACTATCCACCTCCTAAGTTCAACTGAAATAGTCAACAAATCTGCATGAACCAGCCACCGGCACCTGTCTGTGCTCATGAGGCATACCCAGAAATCTAATGTAAGACTGCTTGATTCACTTACTTTGTCTGACTTTGACCTTTTTTCTATTAGTTGTACTTTCCTGTGTGATGTAAAGTGAATATTAGAATGGCTTCAGGGGAAACAGAATTTGCACTGGAACAGGCAGTTTCTTCGCAAacactgtcttcacaaaccaaGCTGAAGCACTGTTATAATAAAATGGGTGCCACAGTCCAAGTATTGATGCCATTGATCTGACCTCCTCCAGAGCTCAAATAATAAAACAGATAAAACTTGTCTGTTACGTCACATGGTTTTTCTGGATGGCATTCTCCaaacattatgaaaaataagtatCTCAATGGTGTGAATCTGAGAGAACTTCAGCTTATAATAGCAAAGCTTTATTCAATCCCATGTCTACAGAGCTCATCCGCAGGTCTAGGGGATCAGCAGTTGAAGTTAATAAGCACTAGTCACCTAATAGAGTAAATACAGTAGGCTTACCACACTTAAACCAAGCCATTTATAGTCAATAAACTACATAGTCTAAACTTGTGAGATTATTATTCCTAAATGACACTTTGCTTCTGGCATTGGTTTAGAGAGGATTCCCTGATTTGTTCTAGGTAGACTTTCTGAGACCTATGAAACGAGACCTATCATTTTGTTACACTCACTGGGTAGTGAATGTGGCAGAGTTTGCCTGATGCTGCAGTTCCTATGGCCCGAGGAGCCTCAGGAAATAATACTGCATCTCAGTGTACATAGGTGATACCCTTTCCTGGGTGCAACACCTGAGCAAATCAGTGCTCTGCCATCAGATTTAGGCCTCTTCGTATCATGATTTCAAGGAGAAACATGGTCTGGAGGCAGCACAGCTCTACAGCTACGTCATATGACATAGGTTTCCCACTGTACCTACCACACAGTATTAATGGAGAGCGGGTATGGAGGGACTACAGGGACGAGAAGCCAAATAAATGCCTTCTGAGGCTCCCATCCTGCAGAAACCCAAGACCGAGACTGCTTTAGGAAATATTGATGCAGTTGTTTCAATGATTGTTGAAAAGATTGTTTCTTTGCTCAAAGCAACAGCTGTAATGCACTGCTCGGCTACACAGGAGCAAGGAATAATTGAGACAAGTTAGGAGGAAAATCTACCACAGGGATCCAGCAACTGAACTTGTGTAAATTGTCATAACTCGGTCTCAGCTGTGGATCTATGACAACTGAAGATCTGTTGACTTCTGTTGTTACTGCAACTGGACAGACAGTCACATATTTCctctatatattttttaaaagctggatAATTTTATGACCTGTTTCATTATTACCTTTAACTTAAAAGTGTAATCAGTAACAACTTTCAGAATATAAACTGATCACCACTGGGCTAAGAGATGTCCTCCATATTACTCCGTGAAGTCTCAAGCAACTGTCACTTGATGGCATGAGtcaggaagaaataatttcctctgACCTGAGAGAAGCTGAATGTGCATGGCTTGTTGGTCTAATTAATCACTGATAAGTCctacagtaaattattttcctttgtttccaaTAAGGATCAAATTCACTCACTACTGGACATGGACTTAATTAGGAAATTTTACCAGaaaccaaaactatttttctctTATGCTATATATTTCTACTGCATGAATGGAGGTAATCCACTCAGCCAGCTGAAGATCTACTTTCTGGAATACAGCTTCACATTCAGAACAGATTCGTGGCTTGCCTTAAAGATGTAATCTGTTGGGCTGTGCAGGTTATAAAGGTACTAATGCTACCATTGGATATTTATCCACTATATATAGTATATTGAGAGGCTATTTCCTTGAAAATCTCTAAAGTATCAGCTTGTAATGAGTTTGTCAAGTTGCTCTGAAAGTGACCTTTCTTACTTTGGATATTTATGAATTGGGATTACCCTAACAGATTGTCAGATGTTtgaatgctttctcttttcaggcTGCTACAcctgaaattaaacaaacacatagaactaatgcataaataaaatacaatatataaaataacttCACTTTCTTTCTCATAAATACTGCCCAGAAAACGAACTACTTCTCAGTAATAGCCAGTAGAAGCTACTTGATCTGCTTAGAAGTAAAAGTGTGTTATCTCAAACAATGAAGACATACATT
This window of the Buteo buteo chromosome 17, bButBut1.hap1.1, whole genome shotgun sequence genome carries:
- the COLEC11 gene encoding collectin-11 isoform X2, whose translation is MKRDLVFLVTLISLAFLSLLRSGYPQHIAEESCSVQILVPGLKGEAGEKGEKGAPGRPGRVGPPGEKGEMGDKGQKGSMGRHGKIGPIGSKGEKGDNGDIGPPGPNGDPGIPCECSQLRKAIGEMDIQVAQLTTELKFIKNAVAGVRETDNKIYLLVKEEKRYKEAQLYCHGRGGTLSMPKDETANNLIASYINQAGLTRVFIGINDLEKEGNFVYSDRSPMQTFNKWRSGEPNNAYDEEDCVEMVASGGWNDVACHITMYFVCEFDKENV
- the COLEC11 gene encoding collectin-11 isoform X1, with protein sequence MKRDLVFLVTLISLAFLSLLRSGYPQHIAEESCSVQILVPGLKGEAGEKGEKGAPGRPGRVGPPGEKGEMGDKGQKGSMGRHGKIGPIGSKGEKGDNGDIGPPGPNGDPGIPCECSQLRKAIGEMDIQVAQLTTELKFIKNALPSPAAVAGVRETDNKIYLLVKEEKRYKEAQLYCHGRGGTLSMPKDETANNLIASYINQAGLTRVFIGINDLEKEGNFVYSDRSPMQTFNKWRSGEPNNAYDEEDCVEMVASGGWNDVACHITMYFVCEFDKENV